One window from the genome of Pseudomonas fluorescens encodes:
- a CDS encoding MFS transporter — protein sequence MAISNTQAATPSVAAPAQSSPLVMRIIGAVALAHLINDLIQAVLPSIYPMLKDSYGLTFTQVGLITLTFQLTASLLQPWVGYHTDRHPKPWLLPAGTVCTLIGIVMMSMVGSFALILLAAALIGIGSSTFHPEASRVARLASGGRYGLAQSTFQVGGNAGSAFGPLLAAAIIIPYGQGNVAWFGLFALFALFVLYRISRWYANHLNLFKLKQGQAATHGLSKGRVLSALVVLGLLVFSKYFYMASFTSYFTFYLIEKFDLSVASSQLYLFLFLGAVAAGTFFGGPIGDRIGRKAVIWFSILGVAPFTLILPHVDLLWTSILSVVIGFILASAFSAIVVYAQELVPGNVGMIAGVFFGLMFGFGGIGAALLGHLADIRGIEYVYWLCSFLPLLGVLAIFLPRTKKV from the coding sequence ATGGCTATCAGCAATACCCAAGCCGCCACCCCATCCGTTGCCGCCCCGGCGCAAAGCAGCCCGTTGGTCATGCGCATCATCGGCGCCGTGGCGCTGGCGCACCTGATCAACGATTTGATTCAGGCCGTGCTGCCCTCGATCTACCCGATGCTCAAGGACAGCTATGGCCTGACCTTCACCCAGGTTGGCCTGATCACCCTGACGTTCCAGTTGACCGCATCTTTGTTGCAGCCCTGGGTCGGCTATCACACGGATCGCCATCCCAAGCCCTGGCTGCTGCCGGCCGGGACGGTGTGCACGTTGATCGGCATTGTGATGATGTCCATGGTCGGCAGTTTTGCCTTGATCCTATTGGCGGCGGCATTGATCGGTATCGGCTCGTCGACCTTCCACCCGGAAGCATCGCGGGTGGCACGACTGGCTTCGGGTGGGCGCTACGGGCTGGCGCAATCGACGTTCCAGGTGGGCGGTAACGCCGGCTCTGCCTTCGGCCCGCTGCTGGCGGCGGCGATCATCATTCCCTACGGGCAAGGCAATGTGGCCTGGTTCGGGTTGTTCGCCCTGTTTGCGCTGTTCGTGCTGTACCGCATCAGCCGCTGGTACGCCAACCACTTGAACCTGTTCAAGCTCAAGCAAGGCCAGGCGGCCACCCATGGCCTATCCAAGGGGCGGGTCTTGAGCGCGCTGGTGGTGCTGGGGCTGCTGGTGTTTTCCAAGTACTTCTACATGGCCAGTTTTACCAGCTACTTCACGTTCTATCTGATCGAGAAGTTCGACCTGTCGGTGGCCTCTTCGCAGTTGTATCTGTTCCTGTTCCTCGGCGCAGTGGCGGCGGGGACCTTTTTTGGCGGACCGATTGGCGACAGGATCGGGCGCAAGGCGGTGATCTGGTTCTCGATCCTCGGTGTGGCGCCGTTCACCCTGATTCTGCCTCACGTCGACCTGCTGTGGACCAGCATCCTCAGCGTGGTCATCGGCTTCATCCTCGCTTCGGCGTTCTCGGCCATCGTCGTGTACGCCCAGGAACTGGTGCCGGGCAATGTCGGGATGATCGCCGGCGTGTTCTTCGGGCTGATGTTTGGCTTCGGCGGGATTGGCGCCGCGCTGCTGGGGCATCTGGCGGACATCCGTGGCATTGAGTACGTGTATTGGTTGTGCTCGTTCTTGCCGTTACTCGGGGTGTTGGCGATTTTCTTGCCGAGGACTAAAAAAGTCTGA
- a CDS encoding OsmC domain/YcaO domain-containing protein: MEIKVNFLDNLRLEAKFDDFTVVADQPIRYKGDGSAPGPFDYFLASSALCAAYFVKLYCQTRNIPTDNIRLSQNNIVDPENRYNQIFKIQVELPADISDKDRQGILRSIDRCTVKKVVQAGPEFVIEEVENLDADAQALLMPNSVSQAGTYIAGKDLPLEQTIANMSGILADLGMKIEIASWRNIVPNVWSLHIRDAHSPMCFTNGKGATKESALASALGEFIERLNCNFFYNDQFWGEDIANAAFVHYPDERWFKPGRKDALPAEILDAYCLNIYNRDGELRGSHLIDTNSGNEERGICSLPYVRQSDGEVVYFPSNLIENVFLSNGMSAGNTLAEAQVQCLSEIFERAVKREIIEGEFALPDVPANVLAKYPGIMAGIQALEEQGFPVLVKDASLGGEFPVMCVTLMNPRTGGVFASFGAHPSLEVALERSLTELLQGRSFEGLNDLPQPTFEGHAVTEPNNFVEHFIDSSGVVSWRFFSAKSDYEFVEWDFSGQGENSNAEEAATLFGILEGMGKQVYMAVYEHIGAKACRILVPGYSEIYPVDDLIWDNTNKALFFRADILNLHRLDEDELQALVERLVESELDDYTDITTLIGIEFDDNTAWGQLTILELKLLIYLALQQFEEAKEAVETFLQYNDNTVERGLFYQAVNVVLEMKLDEDLELEDYEANFRRMFGNERMDAAIGSVDGSVRFHGLTPTSMKLEGLDRHLRLIDSYKKLHAARANVSALSSGLAPSLG; this comes from the coding sequence ATGGAAATCAAGGTCAACTTTCTCGACAACCTTCGACTTGAAGCCAAGTTTGATGACTTTACGGTGGTGGCCGATCAACCTATCCGCTACAAGGGCGACGGCTCGGCCCCCGGGCCGTTCGATTACTTCCTGGCTTCGTCGGCGTTGTGCGCGGCTTACTTTGTGAAGTTGTATTGCCAGACACGCAATATTCCCACCGATAACATTCGCCTGTCGCAGAACAATATTGTCGATCCGGAAAATCGCTACAACCAGATCTTCAAGATCCAGGTCGAGCTGCCGGCGGATATCAGCGACAAAGACCGCCAAGGCATTTTGCGTTCCATCGACCGTTGCACGGTGAAGAAGGTCGTGCAAGCCGGGCCTGAGTTTGTCATTGAAGAGGTGGAAAACCTCGACGCCGATGCCCAGGCGTTGCTGATGCCCAATTCGGTTTCCCAAGCCGGCACCTATATCGCCGGCAAGGACCTGCCGCTGGAGCAGACCATCGCCAATATGTCGGGTATTTTGGCCGACCTGGGCATGAAGATCGAGATCGCTTCGTGGCGCAATATCGTGCCCAATGTGTGGTCGCTGCATATTCGCGATGCCCACTCGCCGATGTGTTTTACCAATGGCAAGGGCGCGACCAAAGAGAGCGCACTGGCGTCGGCGTTGGGCGAGTTTATCGAGCGACTGAACTGCAATTTTTTCTACAACGATCAGTTCTGGGGCGAAGACATCGCCAACGCGGCGTTTGTGCATTACCCGGACGAGCGCTGGTTCAAGCCTGGCCGTAAAGATGCGCTGCCGGCGGAAATCCTCGACGCGTACTGCCTGAACATCTACAACCGCGACGGCGAGCTGCGTGGCTCCCACCTGATCGATACCAACTCGGGTAATGAAGAGCGCGGCATCTGCTCGCTGCCGTACGTGCGCCAGTCGGACGGCGAGGTGGTGTATTTTCCGTCCAATCTGATTGAAAACGTGTTCCTGAGCAACGGCATGAGCGCCGGTAACACGCTGGCCGAAGCTCAGGTGCAATGCCTGTCGGAAATTTTCGAGCGCGCGGTCAAACGCGAGATCATCGAAGGTGAATTCGCACTGCCGGATGTACCGGCCAACGTGCTGGCGAAGTACCCGGGAATCATGGCCGGTATTCAGGCGCTGGAAGAGCAGGGGTTCCCCGTCCTGGTGAAGGATGCCTCCCTGGGGGGCGAATTCCCGGTGATGTGCGTCACGTTGATGAACCCGCGTACCGGCGGTGTGTTTGCCTCGTTCGGCGCACACCCGAGCCTGGAAGTGGCGCTGGAGCGCAGCCTGACCGAATTGTTGCAGGGCCGCAGTTTCGAAGGTCTCAACGACTTGCCCCAGCCGACGTTCGAAGGTCATGCGGTGACCGAGCCGAATAACTTCGTCGAGCACTTCATCGACTCCAGCGGCGTGGTGTCGTGGCGCTTCTTCAGTGCCAAGTCAGATTACGAATTCGTGGAGTGGGACTTCTCCGGCCAGGGTGAAAACTCGAATGCCGAGGAAGCCGCGACCTTGTTCGGCATTCTCGAAGGCATGGGCAAGCAAGTGTACATGGCGGTCTACGAGCATATCGGCGCGAAAGCGTGCCGTATCCTGGTGCCGGGCTATTCGGAAATCTATCCCGTGGACGATCTGATCTGGGATAACACCAACAAAGCGCTGTTTTTCCGCGCCGACATCCTGAACCTGCATCGCCTGGACGAAGACGAACTGCAAGCGCTGGTCGAGCGTCTGGTGGAAAGCGAGCTGGACGACTACACCGACATCACCACCTTGATCGGCATCGAGTTCGATGACAACACGGCTTGGGGCCAGTTGACGATCCTGGAGTTGAAGCTGCTGATCTATCTGGCCTTGCAGCAGTTCGAAGAGGCGAAGGAAGCGGTGGAAACCTTCCTGCAGTACAACGACAACACGGTTGAGCGCGGGTTGTTCTACCAGGCCGTGAATGTGGTGCTGGAGATGAAGCTGGACGAAGACCTGGAACTGGAAGACTACGAGGCCAATTTCCGTCGGATGTTTGGCAACGAGCGGATGGATGCGGCGATCGGCTCGGTGGACGGCAGCGTGCGCTTCCATGGCTTGACGCCGACCAGCATGAAGCTGGAGGGTCTCGATAGACACCTGCGCCTGATCGACAGCTACAAAAAACTGCACGCGGCGCGGGCCAATGTGTCGGCTTTATCTTCGGGGCTCGCCCCGTCGCTTGGCTAA
- a CDS encoding ABC transporter ATP-binding protein has translation MNAVTSVIGESVLSCSALGFQVRDAELLHDIHLDIRRGETLGLVGPNGSGKSTLLKLLAGVRAPSRGDIRLNNQPLKTLARRTVAQTLAVVEQQADTLDAISVFDAVALGRTPWLSALSPWSNEDAAIVQQALWDVDAAHLKNRTWHSLSGGERQRVHIARALAQRPQILLLDEPTNHLDIQHQLAILKVVQALPVTTVIALHDLNQALTCDRLAVLERGRLVALGKPLEVLTPQRLQDTFGVHAHYLIDPFDGAQILRFRSV, from the coding sequence ATGAATGCCGTCACCTCTGTCATCGGCGAATCCGTGCTGAGTTGTTCCGCCCTAGGGTTCCAGGTGCGGGACGCCGAGTTGTTGCACGATATCCACTTGGACATCCGTCGGGGCGAAACCCTGGGCCTCGTCGGGCCCAACGGTTCGGGAAAATCCACACTGCTCAAACTGCTGGCGGGCGTGCGCGCCCCCAGTCGGGGCGACATTCGCCTCAACAACCAGCCCCTCAAGACGCTGGCACGGCGAACCGTCGCGCAGACCCTGGCCGTGGTTGAGCAACAGGCCGACACACTGGATGCGATCAGCGTGTTCGACGCCGTTGCCTTGGGCCGAACGCCGTGGCTATCAGCCTTGAGTCCGTGGTCAAACGAAGACGCCGCCATCGTCCAGCAGGCGCTGTGGGACGTCGATGCGGCGCACTTGAAAAACCGCACCTGGCACAGTCTGTCCGGCGGTGAACGTCAACGCGTTCACATCGCTCGGGCCCTGGCCCAACGCCCGCAGATTCTCTTGCTGGACGAACCCACCAATCACCTGGATATCCAGCATCAGCTCGCCATCCTGAAAGTCGTGCAAGCGCTACCCGTCACGACGGTCATCGCCCTGCACGACCTGAACCAGGCGTTAACCTGTGATCGCCTGGCGGTACTGGAACGGGGCCGGCTGGTGGCCCTCGGCAAACCTCTTGAGGTGCTGACCCCGCAACGCTTGCAGGATACGTTCGGCGTGCACGCCCATTACCTGATCGACCCTTTCGACGGCGCGCAGATCCTGCGCTTTCGTTCCGTTTGA
- a CDS encoding ankyrin repeat domain-containing protein, with amino-acid sequence MGKRKRKTLPKDFGQLLEQASFAELVAVFEACELEATGGYSKSTALGFYNCPDALARWLVEQGADINARDTYQRTPLHHRSSSWIGGIDLLLDLGADIEAQDYQGYTPLHAAANSHKAEAIAALIRRGANVDAKSRQGHGVLHIALATTRNADIEATAKIAQTLLAAGLQCDDGMLAEVQRIGREFEFHRASFNPDYLEATDAALTRLYRLFDVAPVASRKVHDGQVAIVVTASGWPDQHQQLWELLVPSSGAAATAQGEVIRISGRISREIHHNGSANWDADFKAMLVALVDHLGSAVPLPEADLAEARAMAAVLRGGNDNAEQTDRLCELAVHWVIANPQPVPLAAPSYSR; translated from the coding sequence ATGGGTAAGCGTAAACGCAAGACACTGCCGAAGGATTTCGGTCAGTTGCTGGAACAGGCCTCGTTTGCCGAGCTGGTCGCCGTGTTCGAGGCGTGCGAGCTTGAAGCCACTGGCGGCTACAGCAAAAGCACCGCGCTGGGCTTTTACAACTGTCCCGACGCACTGGCCCGCTGGCTGGTGGAGCAGGGCGCCGATATCAATGCCCGTGACACTTACCAACGAACGCCCCTGCACCATCGCAGTTCGAGTTGGATCGGGGGTATCGATCTGCTGCTGGATTTGGGCGCCGATATCGAGGCGCAGGATTATCAGGGCTACACGCCGTTGCATGCCGCGGCCAACAGCCACAAAGCCGAGGCCATCGCGGCCCTGATCCGCCGTGGCGCCAATGTCGATGCCAAGAGTCGACAGGGGCACGGTGTCCTGCATATTGCCCTGGCCACTACCCGCAATGCCGATATCGAAGCCACCGCGAAAATCGCCCAGACGCTGCTGGCGGCAGGGCTGCAATGCGATGACGGTATGCTCGCTGAAGTGCAGCGCATCGGCCGTGAATTCGAATTTCACCGGGCCTCTTTCAACCCGGACTACCTCGAAGCAACGGACGCTGCCTTGACCCGTCTCTATCGCCTTTTCGACGTCGCGCCCGTTGCTTCTCGCAAGGTTCACGACGGTCAGGTCGCCATCGTCGTGACGGCCAGTGGCTGGCCAGACCAGCATCAGCAATTGTGGGAGCTGCTGGTGCCATCCTCAGGCGCCGCAGCGACGGCGCAGGGTGAGGTGATCCGCATCAGTGGCCGTATCTCCCGAGAGATTCACCACAACGGATCGGCCAACTGGGACGCCGATTTCAAAGCGATGTTGGTGGCTCTGGTTGACCATCTGGGCAGCGCCGTGCCCTTGCCTGAGGCCGACCTCGCTGAAGCCCGGGCGATGGCTGCTGTTTTGCGGGGTGGCAACGATAACGCCGAGCAGACTGATCGTCTCTGTGAGTTGGCCGTGCATTGGGTGATCGCCAACCCGCAGCCGGTGCCATTGGCGGCGCCTTCCTACAGCAGGTGA
- a CDS encoding FecCD family ABC transporter permease: protein MIPTLIRTLLALAALLLAVIAGVAIGETSIEPSVVFQVLANKLWAAGYALDPIDEGIVWNYRLTRALVAAACGAGLATCGVILQSLLRNPLADPYLLGISAGASTGAVLVALLGIGAGLISLSVGAFAGAVAAFAVVVLLARASRSPAGTGQIILAGIAGSQLFNALTAFLITKSASSEQARGIMFWLLGNLSGVRWPSVWLSVPVALIGLAVCLWHRRALDAFTFGADSAASLGIPVRRVQFLLISCAALVTAVMVSIVGSIGFVGLVIPHAVRLLLGTRHARLLPASALGGAVFLIAADVFSRTLIKGQVIPVGVITALVGAPVFALILIGRRNAR, encoded by the coding sequence ATGATTCCGACGCTGATTCGAACGTTGCTGGCGTTGGCGGCGCTGCTCCTGGCAGTGATTGCCGGCGTGGCCATCGGTGAGACGAGTATCGAGCCGAGTGTGGTGTTCCAGGTGCTGGCCAACAAACTGTGGGCCGCAGGTTATGCCCTCGACCCGATAGACGAAGGCATCGTCTGGAACTACCGGCTGACCCGTGCGCTGGTGGCGGCGGCCTGCGGTGCGGGCCTGGCGACCTGCGGGGTGATCTTGCAATCGCTGTTGCGCAACCCGTTGGCCGATCCTTACCTGCTCGGCATCTCCGCCGGCGCCTCGACAGGCGCGGTACTGGTGGCGCTGCTGGGCATTGGGGCGGGGCTGATTTCGTTGTCGGTCGGGGCCTTCGCCGGGGCCGTTGCCGCGTTCGCCGTGGTCGTTTTGCTGGCCCGTGCCAGCCGCTCACCCGCTGGCACCGGGCAGATCATCCTGGCCGGGATTGCCGGTTCGCAGTTGTTCAATGCGCTCACCGCGTTTCTGATTACCAAGTCCGCCAGCTCCGAACAAGCGCGCGGCATCATGTTCTGGTTGCTGGGAAATCTCAGTGGGGTCCGTTGGCCGTCGGTGTGGCTGTCGGTGCCCGTGGCATTGATCGGTCTTGCGGTGTGCCTGTGGCACCGGCGGGCGCTGGACGCCTTTACCTTTGGCGCCGACTCGGCCGCCTCCCTCGGCATTCCGGTACGCCGGGTGCAATTTCTGCTGATCAGCTGCGCGGCACTGGTGACAGCGGTGATGGTGTCGATTGTGGGCTCCATCGGTTTCGTCGGGTTGGTCATTCCCCATGCCGTGCGTTTGTTGCTGGGTACCCGGCATGCGCGCCTGTTGCCAGCGAGTGCGTTGGGTGGCGCGGTGTTCCTGATCGCCGCCGATGTCTTCTCGCGAACACTGATCAAAGGCCAAGTCATCCCGGTCGGCGTCATCACTGCACTGGTGGGTGCTCCGGTGTTCGCGTTGATCCTGATCGGTCGGAGAAATGCCCGATGA
- a CDS encoding methyl-accepting chemotaxis protein: MQAFLSPGIRLLGRFGFARKFQLLFLLFILPLMGSLWLIGQDYRDKLSLISGERAGVRQLLALDNLDNLLTAQRNRAARWRATETNRQPTPATLAAMAAYEAVQPALNQAASDLANTLQTEGVEPDTLARYQTLQTSLNGLDSKSLGSVGWWPDGYDRFTAALSALQALREQMVMDNRLTLASWLETYLLTQISTQQTPDLIERVGRLASVGQASVVSGQFTLQSRLQLRDLRSRIGDARDQLVKTGALLETRLPSDLQTWAGQFQGSLKHLDAGLKVLDDGVFGGAINLKPEDFEKHMDALLTDLATLRQQSLVALDTRLDHYHGSAIRQFTLVATVLGCLLLAALYLFVCLQASIRRSASGITLLAEALRDGNLSLQVPVQGRDELAAISTALNVAVVQLRNSLLGVDHETLQLSNAVRTLNTHSSGALGEVEAQQMQISQIAAAATQLAATSQGVAKSCEQASDSAQQTRRIAADSSRDSQRTTASIQQLNQRLNETAAALGRVSEQGQQIQLVVDTIRGVAEQTNLLALNAAIEAARAGEQGRGFAVVADEVRSLSQRTQSSTQQIAGTVDSLRATVNEAVSLMEAACGQAQTDAQAVTGLGERLGEIASAVQSVTDTLAQIATAVDEQASTADEVSGNIQQVDQAAMRLLEGARAVNVAADTLSQGSKALSANTGRFQLN; the protein is encoded by the coding sequence ATGCAGGCTTTTCTATCACCGGGAATCAGGTTGTTGGGGCGTTTCGGCTTCGCCCGCAAATTCCAATTGCTGTTCCTGCTTTTTATCCTGCCGCTCATGGGCAGCCTGTGGCTGATCGGCCAGGACTATCGCGACAAGCTCAGCCTGATTTCCGGAGAACGCGCCGGGGTTCGCCAATTGCTGGCCCTGGATAATCTCGACAACCTGCTCACCGCCCAGCGCAACCGCGCCGCCCGCTGGCGCGCCACCGAGACCAATCGGCAGCCGACACCCGCGACGCTGGCCGCCATGGCGGCGTACGAAGCGGTGCAACCCGCCCTCAACCAAGCCGCCAGTGACCTGGCCAATACCCTGCAAACCGAAGGAGTCGAACCCGATACCCTCGCCCGCTATCAAACCCTGCAAACCAGCCTCAACGGTCTGGACTCCAAGAGCCTGGGCAGCGTGGGTTGGTGGCCGGACGGCTACGACCGTTTCACCGCGGCCCTCAGCGCCCTGCAAGCCTTGCGCGAACAAATGGTCATGGACAACCGCCTGACCCTCGCCTCCTGGCTGGAAACCTACCTGCTGACCCAGATTTCGACCCAGCAGACACCGGACCTGATCGAACGGGTCGGCCGGCTGGCCAGCGTTGGCCAGGCCTCCGTGGTGTCGGGGCAGTTCACGCTGCAGAGTCGCCTGCAACTGCGGGACCTGCGCAGCCGTATCGGTGATGCCCGGGACCAACTGGTCAAGACCGGCGCATTGCTGGAAACCCGCCTGCCCAGCGATCTGCAAACCTGGGCCGGACAATTCCAAGGCAGCCTCAAGCACTTGGACGCCGGCCTGAAAGTGCTGGATGACGGCGTGTTCGGTGGCGCCATCAACCTGAAGCCGGAAGACTTCGAAAAACACATGGACGCCCTCCTCACCGACCTGGCGACCCTGCGGCAACAATCACTGGTGGCACTGGATACGCGGCTGGATCACTACCACGGTTCGGCGATTCGCCAGTTCACCCTGGTAGCGACGGTGCTGGGCTGCCTGCTGCTGGCGGCGCTGTATCTTTTTGTGTGCCTGCAAGCGTCGATCCGGCGCAGCGCCAGCGGCATCACCCTGCTGGCCGAGGCCCTGCGCGACGGCAATCTCAGCCTGCAAGTGCCGGTGCAAGGGCGCGATGAACTGGCGGCCATCAGCACCGCTCTCAATGTCGCCGTGGTGCAGTTGCGCAACAGCCTGCTGGGGGTGGACCACGAGACGTTGCAGTTGAGCAATGCCGTGCGCACCCTCAATACCCACTCCAGCGGCGCCCTGGGAGAAGTCGAGGCCCAGCAGATGCAGATCAGCCAGATCGCCGCCGCCGCGACGCAACTGGCCGCCACCTCCCAGGGCGTGGCCAAGAGTTGTGAACAGGCCTCCGATAGTGCCCAGCAGACCCGCCGCATCGCCGCCGACAGCAGTCGCGACAGCCAGCGCACCACGGCGAGCATCCAGCAGCTCAACCAGCGACTCAACGAAACCGCCGCCGCACTGGGACGCGTCAGCGAACAAGGGCAGCAGATCCAACTGGTGGTCGATACCATTCGTGGCGTGGCCGAGCAGACCAATCTTCTGGCCCTCAATGCCGCCATCGAAGCGGCTCGCGCCGGGGAACAGGGCCGTGGTTTCGCCGTGGTGGCCGATGAGGTCCGCAGCCTGTCGCAACGCACCCAGTCCTCCACGCAACAGATTGCCGGCACCGTCGACAGCCTGCGTGCCACGGTCAACGAAGCGGTCAGCCTGATGGAAGCCGCCTGCGGCCAGGCCCAGACCGACGCCCAGGCCGTCACCGGCCTGGGCGAACGGCTGGGAGAAATTGCCAGCGCCGTGCAAAGTGTCACCGACACCTTGGCGCAAATCGCCACCGCCGTGGATGAACAAGCCAGCACCGCCGACGAGGTCAGCGGCAATATCCAGCAGGTCGACCAGGCGGCCATGCGCTTGCTCGAAGGCGCACGGGCCGTGAACGTGGCGGCGGATACCCTGAGCCAGGGAAGCAAGGCCTTGAGTGCCAACACAGGGAGATTTCAGCTCAACTGA
- a CDS encoding ABC transporter substrate-binding protein → MLLPRLAPLVIALGLPSLAHAAPTHYPLTLENCGSTLTFEQSPSRAVTIGQAGTEMLYAMGLSDKVVGTSLWFNDVQMKYKAQNDKIERLADNEPSFEAVIGKRPQLVAVELEWMVGPQGVVGTRQQFHELKIPTYLMPSDCEAKDNLVGADGTRLEAFRIDSIYKSISQLAEIFDVQERGQQLNAQLKASLAKSIATVQAKDLKQTSALFWFSSASLDIDPYVAGHKGIPDFMLSTLGVRNVVESDEEWPTVGWETIAKANPTFLVIARMDRRRFPADDHEKKLQFLRSDPVTRNMDAVKNNRIIILDAMAMQASIRMFDGLETLATAISGYDLPK, encoded by the coding sequence ATGCTGCTGCCCCGCCTTGCCCCCCTTGTCATCGCCCTGGGTCTGCCGAGCCTCGCCCACGCGGCTCCAACTCACTATCCCCTGACCCTCGAGAACTGCGGCAGCACGCTGACTTTCGAGCAATCGCCCAGTCGCGCCGTGACCATCGGCCAGGCCGGCACTGAAATGCTCTATGCCATGGGGTTGAGCGACAAGGTGGTCGGCACTTCGCTCTGGTTCAACGATGTGCAGATGAAATACAAGGCGCAGAACGACAAGATCGAACGCCTGGCCGATAACGAGCCGAGCTTCGAGGCGGTGATCGGCAAACGCCCGCAACTGGTGGCGGTGGAACTGGAATGGATGGTCGGACCGCAAGGCGTGGTCGGTACCCGCCAGCAGTTTCACGAACTGAAGATCCCGACCTACCTGATGCCCTCCGATTGCGAAGCCAAGGATAATCTGGTCGGTGCGGACGGCACGCGGCTGGAGGCGTTTCGCATCGACAGCATCTACAAGAGCATCAGCCAGTTGGCTGAAATCTTCGACGTACAGGAGCGTGGCCAGCAGTTGAACGCCCAACTCAAGGCCAGCCTGGCGAAGTCTATCGCCACGGTGCAGGCCAAGGATCTGAAGCAGACGAGTGCGCTGTTCTGGTTCTCCAGCGCCAGTCTGGACATCGATCCCTATGTGGCCGGGCACAAGGGCATTCCTGACTTCATGCTCAGTACCCTGGGCGTGCGCAACGTGGTCGAATCCGATGAGGAATGGCCGACCGTCGGCTGGGAAACCATCGCCAAGGCCAACCCGACCTTCCTGGTCATTGCCCGCATGGATCGCCGACGTTTTCCGGCTGATGACCATGAAAAGAAGCTGCAATTCCTGCGCAGTGACCCGGTGACCCGCAATATGGACGCGGTGAAAAACAACCGCATCATCATTCTCGATGCGATGGCCATGCAAGCGAGCATCAGAATGTTCGACGGCCTGGAAACCCTGGCGACGGCCATCAGCGGCTACGACCTGCCGAAATGA
- a CDS encoding DUF3592 domain-containing protein, which produces MANYTPSHIGKILLGLLFALIGIGLLSIAINLTLERREFLDRAQTADGIVSHLNAGGSHPEIAFTTSSGEKISYPQGGFIFGYQQGQPVRVHYLPEQPANSAIVDDLAALWGTSGVLGLIGLVFTLVGLAKAIRQRGRGAVHSHKGL; this is translated from the coding sequence ATGGCTAACTACACCCCGTCACACATCGGGAAGATATTGCTGGGCCTGCTGTTTGCCCTGATTGGTATCGGTTTGTTGAGCATTGCCATCAATCTCACGCTTGAGCGACGCGAGTTTCTCGACCGCGCACAGACCGCCGATGGCATCGTCAGCCACTTGAATGCCGGTGGTTCGCATCCTGAGATCGCCTTCACCACGAGCAGTGGTGAAAAAATCTCCTACCCCCAGGGCGGCTTCATTTTCGGCTATCAGCAGGGTCAGCCGGTGCGGGTGCATTACCTGCCCGAGCAGCCGGCCAACAGCGCCATCGTCGATGACTTGGCCGCGCTGTGGGGCACTTCCGGGGTCCTGGGTCTTATTGGTCTGGTGTTCACGCTGGTCGGTCTGGCAAAAGCTATCCGTCAGCGCGGTCGCGGTGCGGTTCATTCACATAAAGGACTTTAA